The Halostagnicola larsenii XH-48 region TTCGACGTCCGGGTCTTCGTCCGAATCCTCGCCGGTCTCTGCGATTTCCTGTACCTCGACGGTCGCGGTCAGTTCGGTCCCCTCCTCGGCCTCGAACTCGGCTCGCGTCTCGTCGTCTAACGTGGCATCGACGCCGCTACCGCCCAGAACTCCTCCGCAGCCGGCAAGCGGAGTGATCGCCGCAATCGCCAGAAACGCTCGTCTGTGCATACCGGTTGGTTCTGACACCGACGTGTAATAATTTCTGGCTGTGTTACTGACCAATCATCTGTTTGAATTGTCACACAGGAGGGGAACTCACATTGACAATGGAACGCGGCTCACCGGCACCTTTTCCGTTCCGTTCCAGAACTCGAGACCGTCGACCGTCCACTCGATCGGTTCGAGATCTCGCGATGCGAGTTGCGTTGCATCCTCGAGAGAGCCACCTCGAGCCAGCGTGATATGGGGGACGTACTCCGGTCCCTCGAGTCCGTCGACGGGATCGAACGCGTCGAGCAACTCGCGGTGGATCGACTCGAGACCGGGACTTTCGACCGCCAGATAGACGACGGGAGCGGTCCCCAACGGCGGATCGGAAAAGTATTCGATCCCCACGATTCGGGCCTCGACGGGGGCCGTTCCCTCGAGCGCGCGATTGACCCGGTGTTGTAACTGCGAGATGTGCGCTTGGTCGCCGAGTCGTTTGAGGACCATCGAGTGGTTCTCGCGAATCGTCTCGAAGGCCCGGAGCGACGGATAGAGTTCCGTTGCGAGCTGTCGGGCCTGCCCGGGAACGGGGACGTTGACGCTGTACACGTACGCTTTCGATTCGTCTGGTATCGTATCAGTGTTCGGTTCGAGCGACCGCTGGCACGACGGCCGGGGTTAGACGATGTCGAGCAGCCAGAGGACGATCAGGATGATCGTCCCCAACAGCAAAATCGGGAGCAACGCCTGGAGCCAGTTAACGACCCTGCCAACGATCGAGAGGACGAGCCAGACGGCAAGCAGCGCGAGCACGACCTTCAACAGCGTTTCGACTTCGATGGACCCGCTGGTATCGATCATACGTTCTGCTTTGCGTGACTGTCACATAAGCACTGTGTCGTCGGAGTCGGAAAGACCTATTTAGGCGGCCATACCATCACCGTACAATGGTCGGGAAGGGGCTTCGAGCCCTGGTTTGTGTGCTCGTGGTAACAAGTATGTTGCTCGTGGTGGGCTCGCCAGCGGGTGCGACGGCTGACGTCGGATCGACGTCCCCCGCCGCGATACAGCAAGGCTCCGGGGACGAACTGACGCTCGATGATGCCGATACCATCTTGACCGAAGTGGAACTCCAGTCCGACGGCAACGCGACCGTCTCCGTCGACTACCGATACCATATCGGCAACGACTCCGAGACGGCCGAACAGTGGGACGAACTGGAGCAAGACGTCAATTCGAACGATCAGACGTACATCGACGAGGAGGCGTCCAGTTGGCAGGAGACCCTCGAGGAAGGCGAGAACGAAACCGGCCGCGATATGAACGTCTCCGGATTCACCGTCGAAACGAACGAAAGCACGACGCCCCGAGAGTACGGCCACGTCCAGTTTACCTTCGATTGGGAATCGTTCGCCTACGTCGAATTAAACCGGATCGAAGCGGGTGATGCACTAACAGGATTCATGCTCGACGACGATACGGAATTGCAGATCGGTTGGCCCGACACCTACAACGTTACCGCGGTCGATCCGGAGCCCACCACATCCGAGGACAACTGGGCGACGTGGGACGGTGACGACGCTGGATCCGACGCACAACCCCCGAAGGTCGAACTGATCGAAGAAAGCGATTCGGCGAACGAATCGTCGCCCGAAGATGGCGGACCGCGGTCGATGCCGGCCGATACGCTCGCCGCCGCGGCCGTTCTCGTCGTCGTCACGACGACCGCCGTCGTTGCGGGGTGGTTGTTCAGACGCGACGGTGACGAGCCGGTAACGGCCCCCGAAAACGGCGCTGAATCGGCGGAGTCGGTTGCCACCGATGCCGGTCAGGCAACGATGCCGCCCCCCGAACTGCTGAGCAACGAAGAGCGCGTATTACAGTTACTCGAGAAGCGGGGCGGCCGTCTCAAACAACAGCAGGTCGTCTCGGAACTCGACTGGACCGAAGCGAAAACCAGTCAGGTCGTCAGCGGATTGCGCGAGGATGACGAAATCGATGTCTTCAGAATCGGTCGCGAGAACGTCTTGACGGTAGCCGAGGAGGAAGCTGACGACCGCTCCGACGAATAGGCTCGGCGCTGTCGAGAAAACATCGCACTATCGTCACTTTCCCGTCTACTGCTGGTCTCCGCACTATTCCCGCCTCTGTACATCCTCTTTTGGAGGCCGTCTCTGATCAATCCCCGAATCGCGTAGCGATCGCCTCACAAAGGAGCCTTTAAGTGATTCGAGTATCATACTCAGCACAATGAGCAACCTGATCGGTGCTTCGGTTCGCGATTCCGTGACCGACAGGTTCACCCCTCGGCGGCGGCCGCGGCGGGCCTTTTGAGCCCGCACTATTTCCTTCCCACAACGCCGATGATTTCCACACTTCGAACTCTCTATTTGTAGTTAGCAGGCGCTCTATCGTATTTTTACGAGACTTAAACCAATGAACTTAAGTCTCCCCTTCCGTTTCACTCGAGTACGATATGACACGTGTGGCACTTGCGTTTTCGGGCGGACTGGACACGACCGTCTGTGTCCCGCTGCTCGAGGAAGAGTACGGATACGACGACGTTATCGGCGTCACCGTCGACGTCGGTCAGCCGGCCTCCGAATTCGACGAGGCCGAAGAGACGGCCGAAGCGCTCGGCCTCGAACACTACGTCGTCGACGCCAAGGAGGAGTTTGCACAGCTCTGTCTCGAGAGCGTTCGCGCGAACGCGACCTATCAGGGCTACCCGCTTGGAACCGCCCTCGCACGCCCGGTGATCGCCGAGGCGATTCTCGAGGTTGCAGAAGAAAACGACTGTACCGGTATCGCACACGGCTGTACGGGCAAAGGAAACGATCAGCTCCGCTTCGAAGCGATCTGGCGCGACTCCGACCTCGAGGTCATCGCACCGGTTCGCGAACTCGGGCTCACGCGCGAGTGGGAACAGGAGTACGCCGACGAGAAGAACCTGCCCGTCGAGGGCGGCAGCGGCGGCGACTGGTCGATCGACACCAATCTCTGGAGCCGTTCGGTCGAGGGCGACAAGCTCGAGGACCCGAGCTACGTTCCGCCGACTGATATCTACGAGTGGACCGACGAGCCGACCGGCGATATCGAAGAAATCGAGATCTCGTTCGAACAGGGCTACCCCGTCGGCATCGATGGGGAGGAGTACGACTCGATCGACCTGATCGAGACGCTCAACGAGCTCGCCGGCTCCTACGGCGTCGGTCGCACTGACTCGATGGAAGACCGCATGCTCGGTCTCAAGGTTCGCGAGAACTACGAGCACCCGGCGGCGACGACGCTGCTCAACGCCCACGAGGCGCTCGAGGGCCTCGTGCTCACCCAAGAAGAGCGCCAGTTCAAACAGCAGATCGACCAGCAGTGGTCCCAGAAGGGCTACGAGGGGCTGATCGACGCGCCGCTTGTCGACGCGCTCGAGGGATTCATCGCCGAGACTCAAAAGCGCGTCACCGGAACGGTTACCATCAGATTCGAGGGCGGACAGGCCCGCCCGGTTGCCCGCGACAGCGAGTACGCGGCGTACTCGGCGGCCCACGCCTCCTTCGACACCGAAACGGTCGGTAAGATCAAACAGGAGGACGCGACGGGCGTCGCGAAGTACCACGGCTTCCAGCGCCGTCTCGCAAACGCCGCGATCGAGGACATCGACGGCGACGCCGTTTCGGTCGCGACCGACGGCGGCGACGACTCGAGCGAGGAATAAGCATGACAGGAGAGAACGCTGACGGCGGGAACGCCGATGGAACCAGCGAGGGTGTCGTCCGCCGGGACCGGTTCAGCGGCGGGCCCGCACGGAGCTTTCTCTCCTCGCTCGAGGCGGACGCGCGCATCTTCGAGGCGGACCTCGAGGTCGACCGCGCACACGTCGTGATGCTCGCCGAGTGCGAAATCGTCGAGTCGGACGTTGCCGGGAAGATCCTCACGGCGCTCGACGCGATCGAAGTCGAAGGCCACGAGAATCTGCCCGACGGCGAGGACGTACACGAGGCGATCGAAACTGCCGTCATCGAACAGATCGGTCCCGACGGCGGGAAGATGCACACCGCCCGCTCGCGCAACGACGAGGTGGCGACCTGCATCCGCTATCGCCTCCGCGAGGATGTCCTCTCGGCGATCGAGACGACGCTCGCGCTCCGCGAGGCGTTACTCGAGGTCGCCGACGAACACGCCGAAACCACCATGCCCGGCTACACGCACCTCCAGCCGGCCCAGCCGATCACGGTGGGCCACTGGGCGTTGTCCTACGAGAACGCCGTCCGTCGCGATACGGCGCGATTGTTAGACGCGTACGGTCGAATCAACCAGTCGCCCCTCGGCGGGGCGGCCTTCGCCGGGACGACGTTCGATATCGACCGCGAGCGGACGGCCGACCTGCTCGGCTTCGACTCCGTCCTCGAGAATTCGATGGACGCCTCCTCGAGCCGGGATTTCCTGCTCGAGACGACCCAGGCGCTCTCGACGCTCGCGACGACGCTGTCGGGACTCGCCGAGGACGTGATAATCTTCGCGAACCGCGGGTTCGTCGACCTCTCGGACGACTACTCCTCGACGTCGTCGATCATGCCCCAGAAGAAAAACCCCGACACGCTCGAACTCGTTCGCGCGGTCGCCGGCGACGCGGCCGGCGAAGTACAGGGGTTGACGACGACGTTGAAAGGACTCCCGCGCGCGTACAACCGCGATTTACAGCGCGCCACGCCCCACGCCTGGGAGGCGGTCGACGCCGTTCGCGAAGCGACGGAAGTCGCGGCCGGGGCGGTCTCGACGGCCGACTGGAACGAAGCCGAACTCGCCGATGAAGCGGGTGCCGGCTTCTCGACCGCGACCGGCGTCGCGGATCTGCTGGCGGAAAACGGGTTGCCGTTCCGGACCGCCCACGAGGTGGTCGCACGCGCGGCCGAAGTGGACACCGACGACGAGTTCGAGGCGATCGAGGCCGCGGCCGCCGAGGTTCTCGGCGAACCGCTCGAGAGCTACGTCGATCCGGCCGCGGTCGAAGCGGCGCTCGATCCGGCCGAGAGCGTCGCCAGTCGCGACTCGCAGGGTGGACCCGCCCCGTCGGCCGTCCGAGACCAGCTCGAGTCCGGTCGGCAGGCGCTCAAGGTCGACCGCACGGACCGCGACGCGCTCGAGGACCGACTCTCGAGTGCACACGCGTCGCTCCGCCAGGAGGTGGGTGAGTATGTGTGACGCGATTTCGACACGCACCGCGGCCGGTCGGGTCCCAACCGGGCTCACGACCCCGTTACCCCGGCGGCCCCCGCGGGGCCAACATACACCTAAACTCTGATATATCGGCACAAATATTCCTGAAAAACATACGTAGACTCCGTTAGTGCGGCGTGCAGTATTGTAATTGTGCTGTTAGGTTCGACAGGTTTAAGGGTAATCACCTCCCAGTTGGGAGTACAATGACCGAATGCGTCGAGTGTGGGGCGGACGTCGCCCTTCACGACGATCTGGAAGTTGGAGAGATCGTTGACTGTACGACCTGTGGAGCAGAGCTAGAAGTCGTCGACACCGCGCCGCCAGTCCTCGAACGGGCCCCCGAGCTCGAAGAGGACTGGGGTGAGTAACCTTGCAAGTAGGACTCCTCTACTCACGAATCCGCAAGGACGAGAAGCTGCTCCTCTCGGAGCTTCGCGACCGCGACCACGAGGTCGAAAAGATCGACGTCCGCAAGCAGACGTTCGACATCTCGGGAGCGCCCGACTCGTTCGCCGGTCTCGACATCGTGATCGATCGCTGTCTCGCGACGAGCCGAAGCCTGTACGCGACGAAGTTCTTCGAGGCATACGACATCCCGATCATCAACTCGAACGAAACGGCCGATATCTGCGCCGACAAGGTCAAAAACAGCCTCGCGCTCGAGGCCGCGGGCGTGCCGACGCCCGAGACGACCGTCGCGTTCACCAAAGACAGCGCGCTCGAGGCCATCGAGGAGTTCGGCTACCCCTGCGTCCTCAAGCCGGTCGTCGGTTCGTGGGGTCGCCTGATGGCCAAGATCGACTCTCGAGACGCCGCGGAAGCGATCCTCGAGCACAAGGCGACGCTCGGCCACTACGAGCACAAGGTGTTCTACGTTCAGGAGTTCGTCGAGAAGCCGGGTCGCGATATTCGCGTGCTGGCTATCGACGGCGAGCCGGTCGCCGCGATGGCTCGCTCTTCGGACCACTGGCTCACGAACGCCGCCAAAGGGGCCGAGACCGACGTTTTCGAACTCGACGAGGAAGCGAAAACCCTCGTTCAGGACGCGAGTGACGCCGTCGGCGGTGGGCTGCTCGGCGTCGACCTCATGGAGACCGGTGACAGTTACACCGTCCACGAGGTCAACCACACCGTCGAGTTCAAGGCGCTCGATTCGGCCGTCGAAACCGACGTCGCCGGAACCGTCGTCGACTGGATCGAACGGAAAGCCGTCGAGGCGTCCGACGCCGAACTCGAGGTGAGCGCCTGATGGGGGTCAACTCGCTGGACGATGTCGGCACGGACGCCGAAACGGTTACCGCCAGCATCATCGGCGGGAGCGGCTTCACGGGCGGGGAACTCCTGCGTCTGCTCGCGAGCCACCCCTCCATCGAACTCGTCGAGGTGACCAGCCGGTCGAAAGCCGGCAAGAGCGTCGGCTCGGTCCACCCGCCGCTTCGCGGGACGGACCTGCGCTTTACCGAACCTGCCGATCTCGAGAGCGTCGACGTGCTTTTCGCGGCGACGCCACACGGCGTGTCGATGGGGCAGATCGACGAATTTTTCGACGTTGCAGACACCGTCGTCGACCTCTCGGCGGACTTTCGACTCGAGCGCGAGGCCCAGTACGACGAGTGGTACGACGGCCACGACGCGCCGGAGTACCTCGAGAAATCCGAATACGCGCTTCCCGAGATCAACCGCGAGAACCTCGAGGGTGCGGACCTGATCGCTGGTGGCGGCTGTAACGCCACGGCGACGATCCTCGGGCTGTACCCGCTGTTCGAACACGATATCCTCGACGGCGACGAACAGATCGTCGTCGACGTCAAGGTCGGCTCCTCGGAAGGCGGGGCCGGCGGCGGCGAGGCTTCGAGCCACCCCGAGCGCTCGGGCGTCGTCCGCCCGTACGCGCCGACGGGCCACCGACACGAGGCCGAAATCGAGCAGTTCCTCGGCACCTCGGTCTCCTTTACCTGCCACGCCGTGGATATGATCCGCGGCGCGAGCGCGACCAGTCACGTCTTCCCCTCGGGACCGGTCTCGAAGGGCGACCTCTGGCAGGCCTACCGCGGCGAGTACGAGGACGAGCCGTTCGTCCGGATGGCCGCCGGC contains the following coding sequences:
- a CDS encoding 2'-5' RNA ligase family protein; amino-acid sequence: MYSVNVPVPGQARQLATELYPSLRAFETIRENHSMVLKRLGDQAHISQLQHRVNRALEGTAPVEARIVGIEYFSDPPLGTAPVVYLAVESPGLESIHRELLDAFDPVDGLEGPEYVPHITLARGGSLEDATQLASRDLEPIEWTVDGLEFWNGTEKVPVSRVPLSM
- a CDS encoding DUF7554 family protein, whose protein sequence is MIDTSGSIEVETLLKVVLALLAVWLVLSIVGRVVNWLQALLPILLLGTIILIVLWLLDIV
- a CDS encoding helix-turn-helix transcriptional regulator, with the protein product MLLVVGSPAGATADVGSTSPAAIQQGSGDELTLDDADTILTEVELQSDGNATVSVDYRYHIGNDSETAEQWDELEQDVNSNDQTYIDEEASSWQETLEEGENETGRDMNVSGFTVETNESTTPREYGHVQFTFDWESFAYVELNRIEAGDALTGFMLDDDTELQIGWPDTYNVTAVDPEPTTSEDNWATWDGDDAGSDAQPPKVELIEESDSANESSPEDGGPRSMPADTLAAAAVLVVVTTTAVVAGWLFRRDGDEPVTAPENGAESAESVATDAGQATMPPPELLSNEERVLQLLEKRGGRLKQQQVVSELDWTEAKTSQVVSGLREDDEIDVFRIGRENVLTVAEEEADDRSDE
- a CDS encoding argininosuccinate synthase, whose amino-acid sequence is MTRVALAFSGGLDTTVCVPLLEEEYGYDDVIGVTVDVGQPASEFDEAEETAEALGLEHYVVDAKEEFAQLCLESVRANATYQGYPLGTALARPVIAEAILEVAEENDCTGIAHGCTGKGNDQLRFEAIWRDSDLEVIAPVRELGLTREWEQEYADEKNLPVEGGSGGDWSIDTNLWSRSVEGDKLEDPSYVPPTDIYEWTDEPTGDIEEIEISFEQGYPVGIDGEEYDSIDLIETLNELAGSYGVGRTDSMEDRMLGLKVRENYEHPAATTLLNAHEALEGLVLTQEERQFKQQIDQQWSQKGYEGLIDAPLVDALEGFIAETQKRVTGTVTIRFEGGQARPVARDSEYAAYSAAHASFDTETVGKIKQEDATGVAKYHGFQRRLANAAIEDIDGDAVSVATDGGDDSSEE
- the argH gene encoding argininosuccinate lyase, which produces MTGENADGGNADGTSEGVVRRDRFSGGPARSFLSSLEADARIFEADLEVDRAHVVMLAECEIVESDVAGKILTALDAIEVEGHENLPDGEDVHEAIETAVIEQIGPDGGKMHTARSRNDEVATCIRYRLREDVLSAIETTLALREALLEVADEHAETTMPGYTHLQPAQPITVGHWALSYENAVRRDTARLLDAYGRINQSPLGGAAFAGTTFDIDRERTADLLGFDSVLENSMDASSSRDFLLETTQALSTLATTLSGLAEDVIIFANRGFVDLSDDYSSTSSIMPQKKNPDTLELVRAVAGDAAGEVQGLTTTLKGLPRAYNRDLQRATPHAWEAVDAVREATEVAAGAVSTADWNEAELADEAGAGFSTATGVADLLAENGLPFRTAHEVVARAAEVDTDDEFEAIEAAAAEVLGEPLESYVDPAAVEAALDPAESVASRDSQGGPAPSAVRDQLESGRQALKVDRTDRDALEDRLSSAHASLRQEVGEYV
- the lysW gene encoding lysine biosynthesis protein LysW, whose amino-acid sequence is MTECVECGADVALHDDLEVGEIVDCTTCGAELEVVDTAPPVLERAPELEEDWGE
- the lysX gene encoding lysine biosynthesis protein LysX, which codes for MQVGLLYSRIRKDEKLLLSELRDRDHEVEKIDVRKQTFDISGAPDSFAGLDIVIDRCLATSRSLYATKFFEAYDIPIINSNETADICADKVKNSLALEAAGVPTPETTVAFTKDSALEAIEEFGYPCVLKPVVGSWGRLMAKIDSRDAAEAILEHKATLGHYEHKVFYVQEFVEKPGRDIRVLAIDGEPVAAMARSSDHWLTNAAKGAETDVFELDEEAKTLVQDASDAVGGGLLGVDLMETGDSYTVHEVNHTVEFKALDSAVETDVAGTVVDWIERKAVEASDAELEVSA
- the argC gene encoding N-acetyl-gamma-glutamyl-phosphate reductase — translated: MGVNSLDDVGTDAETVTASIIGGSGFTGGELLRLLASHPSIELVEVTSRSKAGKSVGSVHPPLRGTDLRFTEPADLESVDVLFAATPHGVSMGQIDEFFDVADTVVDLSADFRLEREAQYDEWYDGHDAPEYLEKSEYALPEINRENLEGADLIAGGGCNATATILGLYPLFEHDILDGDEQIVVDVKVGSSEGGAGGGEASSHPERSGVVRPYAPTGHRHEAEIEQFLGTSVSFTCHAVDMIRGASATSHVFPSGPVSKGDLWQAYRGEYEDEPFVRMAAGGSGVYRYPEPKAIAGTNMAEVGFELDPSNKRVVVFSAIDNMMKGSAGQAVHAANIALGLEETAGLEFTGLHPVGAP